From the genome of Candidatus Dormiibacterota bacterium, one region includes:
- the carB gene encoding carbamoyl-phosphate synthase (glutamine-hydrolyzing) large subunit yields MKAGRGRPDGPMRVLVLGSGALKIGEAGEFDYSGSQAIKALKEEGVEVWLINPNIATIQTSPGLADRIFLLPVTPHFVARVIALGKPDGILLSFGGQTALNCGLALHRQGVLRRHRVKVLGTPIDAIERTEDRERFARELRSIGVDVPRSEAARDVSSALRVARGIGYPVMMRTAFTLGGRGSGIARSESDLRRMATEAFTGSPQVLIEEDLTGWKELEYEVVRDAADNCITVCNMENIDALGVHTGESIVVAPSQTLNDEEYFFLRSLSFKVIRHFGIVGECNIQFALDPRSERYRVIEVNARLSRSSALASKATGYPLARIAAKIALGHLLPELKNSMNDTTTACFEPALDYLVVKMPKWDLDKFQGASHFIGSEMKSVGEVMAIGRSFEEALQKGCRMLGDGARGLVGNDFNIRQSLQDVSRPTPRRVFALAEALARGSAVADLARRTGIDPWFLDKMKRIVGLRDAIVAAGRRGGGRAALPADLLRTAKQGGFSDEQIALFSRRSISQVTRRRLACGVVPVVKQIDTLAAEWPVRTNYLYLTYHGTEEDLVPGDSERKVLVMGSGAYRIGSSVEFDWCCVSATAALRRLGYSPLVVNCNPETVSTDYDMGHTLYFEELTFERIHDIWRKERPLGILLAFGGQIPNNHALACAKAGIPVFGTQPQDIDRAEDRHKFSTLLDRLGVPQPEWAEVTSRREAVRFAARVRYPVLVRPSYVLSGAAMRIASDGSGLQAALKGAAEVSRQHPVVISKFVEGAKELEADAVAAQGRVLAVAVTEHVENAGVHSGDATVVLPPQKLYLETVRRIRAITAELARALRITGPFNVQFLAMDNEVMVIECNLRASRSFPFISKVTGVDFVDLATRAMMGAEARPVPESLLDLGHVGVKAPQFSFSRIRGADPALRVEMASTGEVACLGEDLPEAFLKAILAAGFRLPERRQVLLTIGSLRDKTRFLPSARLLRDLGFTLYATRNTSRFLEDQGVPNVRLYKIHERRKPSLLEYISPDRLDLIINVPSGYDRKELTDGYIIRRRATDVGIPLITNLQLAELFVKSIAAKSLDDLQVEPYDHYLGNRGAAVHSGSAPTEGLPFPVRKNGAAQGHGSGEEKTGGRRPERRGGRRSTSGRRSMSQAVFA; encoded by the coding sequence ATGAAGGCGGGGCGTGGCAGGCCTGACGGTCCCATGCGTGTGCTTGTCCTGGGCTCGGGCGCGCTCAAGATCGGAGAGGCGGGGGAGTTCGACTACTCCGGGTCGCAGGCGATCAAGGCGCTCAAGGAGGAAGGGGTCGAAGTCTGGCTGATCAATCCGAACATCGCCACCATCCAGACCTCACCGGGTCTCGCGGATCGCATCTTCCTCCTGCCGGTCACGCCGCACTTCGTGGCCCGCGTCATCGCGCTCGGCAAACCCGACGGCATCCTGCTGTCGTTCGGCGGACAGACGGCCCTGAACTGCGGACTGGCGCTGCACCGCCAGGGCGTCCTGCGCCGCCATCGCGTCAAGGTCCTCGGCACGCCGATCGACGCGATCGAGCGGACGGAGGACCGGGAGCGGTTCGCGCGCGAGCTGCGCTCGATCGGCGTGGACGTGCCGAGGAGCGAGGCGGCGCGCGACGTCTCATCGGCGCTGCGCGTGGCGCGCGGCATCGGCTATCCGGTCATGATGCGCACCGCGTTCACCCTGGGCGGCCGCGGCTCCGGCATCGCCCGGAGCGAGTCGGATCTGAGGCGCATGGCGACGGAAGCGTTCACCGGCTCTCCCCAGGTCTTGATCGAGGAGGACCTGACCGGATGGAAGGAGCTCGAGTACGAGGTCGTGCGTGACGCCGCGGACAACTGCATCACCGTGTGCAACATGGAGAACATCGATGCGCTCGGTGTGCACACCGGCGAGTCGATCGTCGTGGCTCCGTCGCAGACACTCAACGACGAGGAGTATTTTTTCCTGAGGTCCCTGTCCTTCAAGGTGATCAGGCACTTCGGGATCGTCGGCGAGTGCAACATCCAGTTCGCCCTGGATCCGCGCTCCGAGCGGTACCGCGTCATCGAGGTGAACGCTCGGCTGTCGCGCTCCTCCGCGCTGGCCAGCAAGGCGACCGGATATCCCCTGGCACGCATCGCCGCCAAGATCGCGCTCGGGCACCTCCTGCCGGAGCTGAAGAACTCCATGAACGACACCACGACGGCCTGTTTCGAGCCGGCCCTGGACTACCTCGTGGTGAAGATGCCGAAGTGGGATCTCGACAAGTTCCAGGGCGCCTCGCACTTCATCGGCAGCGAGATGAAGTCGGTCGGGGAGGTCATGGCCATCGGCCGCTCCTTCGAGGAGGCGCTGCAGAAGGGTTGCCGCATGCTGGGGGACGGCGCCCGCGGACTGGTCGGCAACGACTTCAACATCCGCCAGTCGCTCCAGGATGTGTCGCGGCCCACGCCGCGCCGGGTCTTTGCGCTGGCGGAGGCGCTCGCTCGAGGGAGCGCGGTCGCCGATCTGGCCCGCAGGACCGGCATCGATCCGTGGTTCCTGGACAAGATGAAGAGAATCGTCGGCCTGCGCGATGCGATCGTGGCCGCGGGACGCCGGGGCGGTGGACGGGCGGCGCTCCCGGCCGATCTTCTCAGGACCGCCAAGCAGGGCGGGTTCTCCGACGAGCAGATCGCCTTGTTCTCCCGCCGCTCCATTTCGCAGGTGACTCGCCGGCGCCTGGCCTGCGGCGTCGTCCCCGTCGTGAAGCAGATCGATACGCTGGCCGCGGAGTGGCCGGTGCGGACCAACTACCTCTACCTCACGTATCACGGCACGGAGGAGGACCTCGTGCCGGGGGACTCGGAGAGGAAGGTCCTCGTGATGGGCTCCGGGGCCTACCGGATCGGGTCGTCGGTGGAATTCGACTGGTGCTGCGTATCCGCCACCGCCGCATTGCGGCGACTCGGCTACTCTCCTCTCGTGGTCAACTGCAACCCGGAGACCGTGTCGACCGATTACGACATGGGACACACTCTGTATTTCGAGGAGCTGACGTTCGAGCGCATCCACGACATCTGGAGGAAGGAGCGGCCGCTCGGCATCCTGCTCGCCTTCGGCGGGCAGATCCCGAACAACCACGCGCTGGCCTGCGCGAAGGCCGGCATCCCGGTGTTCGGAACCCAGCCGCAGGACATCGATCGTGCGGAGGACCGGCACAAGTTCTCGACGCTCCTCGACCGTCTGGGTGTGCCCCAGCCGGAGTGGGCGGAAGTGACGTCGCGGCGCGAAGCGGTGCGATTTGCCGCGCGCGTCCGGTACCCGGTGCTGGTCCGACCCTCCTACGTGCTGTCCGGCGCGGCGATGCGCATCGCATCGGACGGGTCAGGCCTCCAGGCCGCCCTGAAGGGGGCGGCGGAGGTGTCGCGCCAGCACCCGGTGGTGATCTCCAAGTTCGTCGAGGGGGCGAAGGAGCTCGAGGCGGACGCCGTGGCCGCCCAGGGGAGGGTTCTGGCCGTGGCCGTGACCGAGCACGTCGAAAACGCCGGGGTCCACTCCGGCGACGCCACGGTCGTCCTGCCGCCGCAGAAGCTCTATCTCGAGACCGTGAGACGCATCCGCGCGATCACGGCCGAGCTGGCGCGGGCCCTTCGTATCACCGGACCGTTCAATGTGCAGTTCCTGGCGATGGACAACGAGGTCATGGTCATCGAGTGCAACCTGCGCGCCTCCCGATCGTTTCCGTTCATCTCCAAGGTCACGGGCGTCGATTTCGTGGACCTCGCTACGCGGGCCATGATGGGGGCGGAGGCGCGACCGGTGCCGGAGTCGCTCCTCGACCTGGGCCACGTAGGCGTGAAGGCGCCGCAGTTCTCCTTCTCGCGCATCAGGGGGGCCGACCCGGCCCTGCGTGTGGAGATGGCGTCCACGGGCGAGGTCGCCTGCCTGGGCGAGGATCTGCCTGAGGCGTTCCTGAAGGCGATCCTGGCGGCCGGGTTCAGGCTGCCCGAGCGCCGGCAGGTCCTGCTGACCATCGGTTCGCTGCGCGACAAGACCCGCTTCCTGCCCTCCGCCCGCCTGCTGCGCGACCTGGGTTTCACTCTCTACGCCACGCGGAACACGTCGCGCTTCCTGGAGGACCAGGGCGTGCCGAACGTCCGCCTGTACAAGATCCACGAGCGTCGCAAGCCGTCGCTTCTCGAGTACATCAGCCCGGATCGCCTCGACCTGATCATCAACGTCCCATCCGGGTACGACCGGAAGGAGCTGACCGACGGATATATCATCCGGAGGCGCGCCACCGATGTCGGGATCCCCCTCATCACCAATCTGCAGCTGGCCGAGCTGTTCGTGAAGTCGATCGCCGCGAAGAGCCTGGATGATCTGCAGGTCGAACCCTACGATCATTACCTCGGCAACCGCGGAGCGGCCGTTCATTCAGGCTCGGCCCCAACGGAGGGTCTGCCGTTTCCTGTCCGCAAGAACGGGGCGGCGCAGGGACACGGGAGCGGAGAGGAGAAGACGGGCGGCCGCCGACCGGAGAGGCGTGGAGGAAGGCGAAGCACCTCCGGTAGGCGGTCGATGTCTCAGGCGGTCTTCGCCTGA
- a CDS encoding DUF4388 domain-containing protein yields MPSTGLTGSLKTMSLPDLLQWAGSGRKTGTLSLKSGPLHKRIYFKDGAIIGSSSNDTREYLGQFMLSEGIITEQQLKDAFDLQAQTKVMLGRILVKKGLVSEAKVSEILRLKAEETIYSLFLWADSDFVFLESELPPGDQVLISIRVEDVLMEGLRRYDTSKKIRQVLPHNGVILRRTATPLPPDIASKAFPKRIYDMVDSRRSLGDITLETHASEYNVCQVLYVMVQKGYLEVGKGTAQTAARQPADSPQALMEAAKELIKSGDSEGALVILEKARRSTGKNPEMNALIQVAEEHFIDKAYRHYLPPKKIPVLKKPLESLVNQDLSPEEGFLVSRVNGSWDLRSIITISPLREVDALRAFKKLRERGIIDLVEAQAKTA; encoded by the coding sequence ATGCCCAGCACCGGGCTCACCGGCAGTCTGAAGACCATGTCCCTCCCTGACCTTCTTCAGTGGGCCGGGTCGGGGCGGAAGACCGGCACCCTCTCCCTCAAGAGCGGTCCCCTGCACAAGAGAATTTATTTCAAGGACGGCGCCATCATCGGGTCCTCCAGCAACGACACCCGCGAATATCTCGGGCAGTTCATGCTCAGCGAAGGGATCATCACCGAGCAGCAGCTCAAGGACGCCTTCGATCTGCAGGCCCAGACGAAGGTGATGCTGGGTCGGATCCTGGTCAAGAAGGGGCTCGTGTCCGAGGCGAAGGTCAGCGAGATTCTTCGATTGAAGGCGGAGGAGACGATCTACTCCCTGTTTCTGTGGGCGGACTCCGATTTTGTGTTCCTCGAAAGCGAGCTCCCCCCGGGGGACCAGGTCCTGATCTCCATCCGGGTCGAGGACGTCCTGATGGAGGGGCTGCGGCGCTACGACACCTCCAAGAAGATCCGGCAGGTGCTGCCGCACAATGGCGTCATCCTCCGGAGGACCGCCACACCGCTGCCACCCGACATCGCCTCCAAGGCGTTCCCGAAAAGGATCTACGACATGGTGGACAGCCGGCGATCGCTGGGGGACATCACGCTCGAGACGCACGCCTCGGAGTACAACGTCTGCCAGGTGCTCTACGTGATGGTCCAGAAGGGGTATCTGGAGGTCGGCAAGGGCACGGCGCAGACAGCGGCGCGTCAGCCGGCGGACAGCCCGCAGGCTCTCATGGAGGCGGCGAAGGAGCTGATCAAGAGCGGCGACTCGGAAGGAGCGCTGGTGATCCTCGAGAAGGCCCGGCGAAGCACCGGAAAGAACCCGGAGATGAACGCCCTGATCCAGGTGGCGGAGGAGCATTTCATCGACAAAGCCTACCGGCACTACCTGCCGCCGAAGAAGATCCCTGTCCTGAAGAAACCGCTGGAATCGCTGGTGAACCAGGACCTGAGCCCGGAGGAGGGATTTCTCGTCAGCCGCGTCAACGGGTCCTGGGATCTGCGCTCCATCATCACCATTTCACCTCTGCGCGAGGTGGACGCCCTGCGCGCCTTCAAGAAGCTTCGTGAGCGCGGCATCATCGATCTCGTCGAGGCTCAGGCGAAGACCGCCTGA
- a CDS encoding asparagine synthase-related protein: MGYPRYLRLFRGEQSVEKLVAKYLTGDDNVGSGGDSPGAGAPRQIGHGASSVGAWNPECWRGCAEQDRIPGTFVTRERGAILDGGSLRKHPLEQLPCVAHVALAAAPQGLLSARKPVAEGTKQMQEIESNLHLFQPPRYRASDGSWHATYGNALAQSAPELTLDGAAVLSLLSFNFVCGDRTLLHEIRRRPWLSSIDPKGLPVLSSIPEHDLHWQSYERIAEELGRLLCDEAFRVCRGRREIYVLLSGGIDSRIVAATLSRLVDDGRLPNKPIALTWGLPDSRDYQYGRETARILGLEWVHADLGPEHLRQNLPDTAELLGALVSPIHLHRMTWFRTLPRDALVLAGNYGDMVGRAEFSGRRLLELRPLVPTNPFGLLRREILEAAADGLRSELNALHARSPGKPTYVLCEHEMHGHYTRSLIAHAMSVIDHFCSVYQMFTDPRVYSYMWSLHPSLRADEVYAVLIRRLHPNLARLPWARTNRALRGRTVGARAGLRRDFHDYAGWISGPLYEEFARRVDPDWCAGTGLFDADRVRELSRLAREDPDGAARPYAVSPFKIFAWLACFRHFVEWAEAQGKRLRLDPGGVRPATYEVRVPYDPVGKLGRLLQNLPAVRGAVRAARLGLLRYEARLRYRPRS, encoded by the coding sequence ATGGGCTATCCGAGGTACCTGCGCCTCTTCCGCGGCGAGCAATCCGTGGAGAAACTTGTTGCCAAGTACCTTACAGGCGACGACAATGTCGGCTCAGGGGGCGACAGCCCTGGCGCGGGAGCGCCTCGGCAGATCGGGCACGGCGCGTCGTCGGTGGGCGCCTGGAACCCGGAATGCTGGCGTGGGTGCGCGGAGCAAGATAGAATTCCCGGCACTTTCGTGACGAGAGAGCGCGGCGCCATCCTCGACGGGGGATCGCTGCGCAAGCATCCACTCGAACAGCTGCCTTGCGTTGCGCACGTTGCGCTGGCGGCCGCGCCGCAGGGTCTGCTCTCTGCGCGGAAGCCGGTGGCCGAGGGGACGAAGCAAATGCAGGAAATCGAATCAAACCTTCACCTCTTTCAGCCACCCCGCTATCGCGCCTCGGACGGCAGCTGGCACGCCACCTACGGAAATGCGCTCGCGCAGAGCGCTCCTGAGCTTACGCTCGATGGCGCCGCGGTGCTCTCCCTTTTGTCTTTCAACTTTGTTTGTGGTGATCGTACCCTGCTCCACGAGATCCGGCGGCGGCCATGGCTCTCGTCAATCGATCCCAAGGGGTTGCCCGTTCTCTCGTCGATTCCGGAACACGACCTCCACTGGCAATCCTACGAGAGGATCGCCGAGGAGCTTGGCCGCCTGCTCTGCGACGAGGCGTTCCGCGTCTGCCGGGGCCGCCGGGAAATCTACGTGCTCCTTTCGGGCGGGATCGACAGTCGGATCGTGGCGGCGACGCTCTCCAGATTGGTCGACGACGGGAGGTTGCCCAACAAGCCCATCGCCTTGACCTGGGGGCTCCCGGATTCCCGCGACTACCAGTACGGACGCGAGACGGCCCGAATCCTCGGTCTCGAGTGGGTGCACGCAGATCTCGGCCCCGAGCACCTCCGGCAGAACCTGCCAGACACCGCGGAGCTCCTCGGCGCGTTGGTGTCGCCGATCCACCTGCATCGGATGACGTGGTTTCGGACGCTGCCGAGGGACGCCCTCGTGCTCGCGGGTAACTACGGCGACATGGTCGGACGCGCCGAATTCAGCGGCAGGCGACTTCTCGAGCTTCGCCCGCTCGTGCCGACGAATCCTTTCGGGCTGTTGCGTCGCGAGATCCTGGAGGCCGCCGCGGATGGCTTGCGCTCCGAGCTCAACGCCCTGCACGCGCGCTCGCCCGGCAAACCCACCTACGTCCTGTGCGAGCACGAGATGCACGGTCACTACACGCGTTCTCTGATCGCTCATGCAATGAGTGTCATCGATCACTTCTGCAGCGTTTACCAGATGTTCACCGACCCGCGCGTGTACTCCTACATGTGGTCGCTGCACCCGTCTCTCCGCGCCGACGAGGTGTACGCGGTCCTGATTCGACGCCTGCATCCAAACCTGGCCAGACTGCCCTGGGCCCGCACCAACCGCGCTCTCCGCGGCCGCACTGTGGGTGCACGGGCCGGGTTGCGCCGCGACTTCCACGACTACGCCGGATGGATCTCCGGACCGCTCTACGAGGAGTTCGCGCGACGCGTCGACCCCGATTGGTGCGCCGGTACGGGTCTGTTTGATGCAGATCGCGTGCGCGAGCTGTCGCGCTTGGCTCGCGAGGATCCGGACGGCGCGGCCCGGCCGTACGCGGTGAGCCCCTTCAAAATCTTTGCGTGGTTAGCCTGCTTCCGGCACTTCGTGGAGTGGGCGGAGGCGCAAGGGAAGCGCCTCCGTCTCGACCCCGGTGGGGTGCGACCGGCGACGTACGAGGTTCGCGTCCCCTACGATCCCGTCGGCAAGCTGGGTCGACTGCTGCAAAACCTTCCCGCGGTCCGCGGTGCAGTGCGCGCGGCGCGCCTGGGCCTGCTCCGCTATGAGGCTCGCCTCCGATATCGTCCGAGGAGTTAG
- the asnB gene encoding asparagine synthase (glutamine-hydrolyzing): MSAKGPLVCGIAGIFRFDGRPIDASALERMRISTRHRGPDDEGLWSEGPVGFAHNRLAIIDLSPAGHQPMRDAETGNIVVYNGEIYNFRELRRDLESEGYAFRSQCDTEVLLLAYRRWGAACLERFIGMFAFAIFDVSRRELFLARDRLGIKPLYYFADARQFVFASETKAILQADGVEPRIDRHALPELVAFRYLTAGRTLLRDVRELEPGHQLIVSATGLRAQRWWEVPTAVADRQLTAIQFQERLEEHLQQSVRYRLIADVPVGCALSGGVDSSLVTALACEAATSTMRSFTIGFAAAEFDERPWARTVAQRLGIENYSQVLGEEEFHERLPRLTWHMDEPINHPNSVGIWLLARLAREKVTVLLSGEGGDELLGGYDRFRRLLRLRHLRARVPGLAWLAPVLARVLRGRVGRAAIDLSRDPDGIIIWSSAFLPNSFVRTLFGSDGIERAEEYRRPLLRAAPSDDPINRHLYYELKTYLVSLLMRIDKMCMAHSLENRVPLLDHRVVEYVFRAPGALKLDPKRGKIPLIALAEKRLGTDLFRRPKMGFGLPAPFFRGSGQRHLRELIASRSFREREWFDPRALDTILRAYETNPELSADSVWILGALELWARNFIDNPGEIAA, translated from the coding sequence TTGTCTGCGAAGGGTCCCCTCGTGTGCGGCATAGCAGGCATCTTCCGCTTCGACGGCAGACCCATCGACGCGAGCGCGCTCGAGCGCATGAGGATCTCGACGCGGCACCGCGGTCCCGACGACGAGGGTCTTTGGTCTGAGGGTCCGGTCGGGTTCGCCCATAACCGATTGGCGATCATCGACCTTTCACCGGCCGGGCACCAGCCCATGCGCGACGCCGAGACTGGCAATATCGTGGTGTACAACGGCGAAATCTACAACTTCCGCGAGCTCCGCCGCGACCTGGAGTCGGAGGGATATGCCTTCCGCTCGCAGTGCGACACGGAGGTGCTTCTCCTCGCGTATCGTCGCTGGGGCGCGGCGTGCCTCGAGCGCTTCATCGGGATGTTCGCCTTCGCAATTTTCGACGTCAGCCGCCGCGAACTGTTTCTCGCCCGCGACCGGCTTGGCATCAAGCCGCTCTACTATTTTGCGGATGCCCGTCAGTTCGTGTTCGCGTCGGAGACAAAGGCGATCCTGCAGGCAGACGGAGTCGAACCCAGGATCGATCGACACGCACTTCCGGAGCTCGTCGCGTTCCGCTACCTGACCGCGGGCCGCACTCTGCTGCGCGACGTCCGTGAGCTGGAGCCCGGACACCAGCTCATCGTGAGCGCTACGGGTCTTCGTGCGCAGCGCTGGTGGGAGGTGCCCACCGCTGTCGCGGACCGGCAGCTCACGGCGATCCAATTCCAGGAGCGGCTGGAGGAGCATCTACAACAGAGCGTCCGTTACCGACTGATCGCCGACGTGCCGGTCGGTTGCGCCCTCTCGGGCGGCGTAGACTCCTCGCTCGTCACGGCGCTGGCCTGTGAGGCCGCCACATCGACCATGCGATCGTTCACGATTGGCTTTGCGGCAGCCGAGTTCGACGAGCGCCCCTGGGCCCGGACGGTTGCCCAGCGACTCGGCATCGAGAACTACAGCCAGGTGCTGGGTGAGGAGGAATTCCACGAGCGCCTTCCCCGCTTGACCTGGCATATGGACGAGCCGATCAACCATCCGAACTCGGTCGGAATCTGGCTGCTCGCGAGGCTGGCCCGCGAGAAAGTGACGGTGCTGCTTTCCGGAGAGGGCGGCGACGAGCTGCTGGGCGGATATGATCGCTTCCGGAGACTGCTGCGGCTGCGCCACCTGCGCGCCCGCGTGCCCGGCCTCGCGTGGCTCGCGCCCGTCCTCGCGCGGGTCCTCCGCGGAAGGGTCGGACGCGCCGCCATCGACCTCTCCCGCGACCCCGACGGCATCATCATCTGGTCGTCCGCCTTTCTCCCGAACAGCTTCGTGCGGACGCTCTTCGGGAGCGACGGGATCGAGCGCGCGGAGGAGTACCGGCGACCGCTGCTGCGCGCGGCACCGAGCGACGACCCCATCAATCGCCACCTGTACTACGAGCTGAAGACGTACCTTGTGTCCCTCCTCATGCGCATCGACAAGATGTGCATGGCACACAGCCTCGAGAACCGCGTGCCGCTGCTGGACCACCGTGTGGTCGAGTACGTCTTCCGCGCTCCCGGTGCGCTCAAGCTGGATCCCAAGCGGGGCAAGATTCCGCTGATAGCGCTGGCGGAGAAGCGCCTCGGCACCGACCTCTTTCGGCGCCCCAAGATGGGCTTCGGCTTGCCGGCCCCGTTTTTTCGGGGAAGCGGGCAGCGCCACCTTCGCGAGCTCATCGCAAGCCGTTCCTTCCGCGAGCGCGAGTGGTTCGATCCCCGCGCGCTCGACACGATCCTGCGCGCCTATGAGACGAATCCGGAGCTTTCCGCCGACAGTGTGTGGATTCTGGGGGCGCTCGAACTCTGGGCCCGCAATTTCATCGACAACCCGGGGGAGATCGCCGCTTGA
- a CDS encoding NAD-dependent epimerase/dehydratase family protein has protein sequence MKDGLIVIAGGGGFIGGHLVASLRNQGFARIRAVDIKPFDEWYQVFHDVENLRLDLQDKENCYTACKDAVEVYCLAADMGGMGFIENNKALCMLSVLISTHMLLAAKDCGVKRYFYSSSACVYNADKQRSEDVVPLKEADAYPAMPEDGYGWEKLFAERMCSHFREDFGLETRVARFHNVYGPFGTWEGGREKAPAAACRKVIEAKRSGRHEIEIWGDGRQTRSFMWIDDCIKGIDLIMHSDIHEPLNLGSDELVTINGLYDLVEEIAGTRLRREYNLSAPKGVNGRNSDNTRIQRLLGWAPGTALRDGMEKTYAWIDERYVQKYGH, from the coding sequence ATGAAAGACGGACTCATCGTGATTGCGGGCGGGGGCGGGTTCATCGGCGGGCATCTGGTGGCGAGCCTTCGCAACCAGGGTTTTGCGCGGATCCGAGCCGTGGACATCAAACCCTTCGACGAATGGTACCAGGTGTTCCATGACGTGGAGAACCTTCGCCTGGACCTGCAGGACAAGGAGAACTGCTACACGGCCTGCAAGGACGCCGTCGAGGTCTATTGCCTGGCGGCCGACATGGGCGGCATGGGCTTCATCGAGAACAACAAGGCCCTGTGCATGCTCTCGGTGCTCATCAGCACGCATATGCTCCTGGCGGCCAAGGACTGTGGCGTGAAGCGGTATTTCTACTCCTCGTCCGCCTGCGTGTACAACGCCGACAAGCAGAGATCCGAGGATGTCGTCCCGCTGAAGGAAGCCGACGCCTATCCGGCCATGCCCGAGGATGGTTACGGCTGGGAGAAGCTTTTCGCCGAGCGGATGTGCTCGCATTTCCGGGAGGATTTCGGCCTGGAGACACGCGTGGCGCGGTTCCACAACGTCTATGGTCCCTTCGGCACGTGGGAGGGCGGGCGTGAAAAAGCCCCCGCCGCGGCCTGCCGGAAGGTCATCGAGGCGAAGCGGTCCGGCCGGCACGAGATCGAGATCTGGGGGGACGGCCGCCAGACCCGGAGTTTCATGTGGATCGACGACTGCATCAAGGGTATCGACCTGATCATGCACAGCGACATCCACGAGCCGCTGAACCTGGGCAGCGACGAGCTGGTGACGATCAACGGCCTTTACGACCTTGTCGAAGAGATCGCGGGCACCAGACTCCGGCGGGAATACAACCTCAGTGCGCCCAAGGGGGTCAACGGTCGCAACAGCGACAACACGCGGATCCAACGGCTCCTGGGGTGGGCGCCCGGCACGGCCCTGCGCGACGGCATGGAGAAGACCTACGCCTGGATTGACGAGCGATACGTCCAGAAGTACGGCCATTGA
- a CDS encoding oligosaccharide flippase family protein, translated as MRSALTVSAVRVLNMLLFLVLGVMSAAYFGTSLQKDCYLIAQTIPGLLTTLLGGGIYGSLLVVLNEIGARRGSNGQIAFTRTTLAQLTLVLLPFLLLTFAIPDAIVGLLAPGLGGERLQLSGRLLQLTAGGAVLATCLTVTRCMYETRQQFFVPCVLTLLVPLGTIVVMVTLVERAGIFVLALGPLLGTAAAVGLLQVLARRVLRDPTGFVPTPERPAERREWRRRFWMSLIPLSIGANFGQINLLVDNAFASFLPVGSISALGFAFVLVSNLRLLTVGSIDFIALPRMAGATLRSPSELRETVRWTMRHMVLITAPFTAGALAFGVPIVRMLFQRGKFTPQDTVSVAVLLAFYAPELTLTGMVAALTMVLLVRKRFALLAWTSGGAILANALLDYILMGLFGVKGIALATSCTSLLHVLLLVPLIRGEVSGLLGADDLRFLLKIFVCAASMALLTLGWAWVFEHLVDPTWEMGRALEVGVGLALGAIAYAVLLFLADVAEARDLLIRTVGRIPFLVRR; from the coding sequence TTGCGTTCCGCTCTGACGGTTTCGGCGGTGCGCGTCCTCAACATGCTGTTGTTTCTGGTGCTGGGCGTCATGTCGGCGGCCTACTTCGGCACGAGCCTGCAGAAGGACTGCTATCTCATCGCGCAGACAATCCCGGGACTGCTCACGACGCTCTTGGGCGGAGGAATCTACGGCAGCCTACTCGTGGTGCTGAACGAGATAGGTGCCCGGCGCGGCTCGAACGGGCAGATAGCGTTCACCAGGACGACCCTGGCGCAACTCACCCTGGTCCTCCTGCCGTTCCTGCTCCTGACCTTCGCCATCCCGGATGCAATCGTCGGGCTCCTGGCCCCCGGGTTGGGGGGCGAGCGGCTGCAGCTGAGCGGTCGGCTCCTGCAGCTCACGGCCGGTGGCGCGGTGCTTGCGACGTGCCTCACCGTCACCCGTTGCATGTACGAGACACGCCAGCAGTTCTTCGTCCCCTGCGTGCTCACCTTGCTCGTCCCGCTCGGCACCATCGTCGTCATGGTGACGTTGGTGGAAAGGGCGGGCATTTTTGTCCTGGCATTGGGGCCGCTGCTGGGGACAGCAGCGGCGGTGGGGCTCCTCCAGGTCCTGGCGCGGCGCGTCCTGAGGGACCCGACCGGATTCGTGCCGACGCCGGAACGCCCCGCCGAGCGGCGCGAGTGGCGACGCCGGTTCTGGATGTCCCTCATTCCGTTGAGCATCGGGGCAAACTTCGGGCAGATCAACCTCCTCGTCGACAACGCCTTCGCCTCGTTCCTGCCGGTGGGCAGCATCTCTGCGCTCGGGTTCGCGTTCGTCCTCGTCTCGAACCTGCGGCTCCTGACGGTCGGCTCCATCGACTTCATCGCGCTTCCGAGGATGGCCGGGGCCACCCTGCGGAGCCCGTCCGAGCTGCGGGAGACCGTCCGTTGGACCATGCGCCACATGGTCCTGATCACCGCACCCTTCACGGCCGGTGCTCTGGCCTTCGGCGTGCCGATTGTGCGCATGCTGTTCCAGCGCGGAAAGTTCACTCCGCAGGATACGGTGAGCGTCGCGGTGCTCCTGGCCTTCTACGCCCCCGAGCTGACGCTGACGGGGATGGTCGCGGCCCTGACGATGGTGCTCCTCGTCCGCAAGCGCTTCGCTCTGCTGGCCTGGACATCCGGCGGCGCGATCCTTGCCAACGCCCTTCTCGATTACATCCTCATGGGGCTCTTCGGCGTCAAGGGCATCGCACTAGCCACGTCCTGCACCAGCCTTTTGCACGTGCTGCTCCTCGTTCCGTTGATTCGCGGGGAAGTGTCGGGCCTCCTGGGTGCGGACGACCTGCGATTCCTGCTCAAGATCTTCGTCTGCGCGGCGAGCATGGCCCTGCTCACCCTGGGCTGGGCCTGGGTCTTCGAGCATCTGGTGGACCCCACGTGGGAGATGGGGCGTGCTCTCGAGGTCGGCGTCGGCCTGGCCCTGGGAGCCATCGCCTACGCCGTCCTGCTCTTCCTGGCCGATGTCGCGGAGGCGCGCGACCTTCTCATCAGAACCGTCGGTAGAATCCCCTTCCTGGTCCGGCGGTAA